The Tachyglossus aculeatus isolate mTacAcu1 chromosome 4, mTacAcu1.pri, whole genome shotgun sequence genome contains a region encoding:
- the MSX1 gene encoding homeobox protein MSX-1, translating to MAPAAAMTSLPIGGKTEESPASAFSKPAAGGPMGGEEEGDKPKVSPSLLPFSVEALMAADPRKPGGGRDGLSGLDGPPLATGPSGQTLSPRVGSLSGPGASDAPLPLNAHFSVGGLIKLPDEALVKPESPEKSECGPWMQTSRFSPPPTRRLSPPACTLRKHKTNRKPRTPFTTAQLLALERKFRQKQYLSIAERAEFSSSLSLTETQVKIWFQNRRAKAKRLQEAELEKLKMAAKPLLPPAAFGLSFPLGAPAAVAAAAAAGASLYGASGPFQRAALPVAPVGLYTAHVGYSMYHLT from the exons ATGGCCCCGGCTGCTGCTATGACTTCTTTGCCAATCGGGGGGAAAACCGAAGAGTCGCCCGCGTCCGCCTTCAGCAAGCCCGCCGCGGGGGGCCCcatggggggcgaggaggagggcgaCAAGCCCAAAGTGTCCCCGTCCCTGCTGCCTTTCAGCGTGGAGGCCCTGATGGCCGCAGACCCCAGGAAGCCCGGCGGAGGCCGGGACGGCCTATCCGGCCTCGACGGGCCCCCGCTGGCCACCGGCCCGTCGGGGCAGACCCTCAGCCCCAGGGTCGGATCCTTATCGGGGCCGGGGGCTTCGGAcgcccccctgcccctcaacGCGCATTTTTCCGTGGGAGGACTCATAAAACTGCCGGACGAGGCGCTTGTCAAACCCGAGAGCCCCGAAAAGTCGGAGTGCGGCCCGTGGATGCAAACCTCCAGATTCTCGCCTCCCCCCACCA GGCGCCTGAGCCCCCCGGCCTGCACCCTGCGCAAACACAAGACCAACAGGAAACCCCGGACGCCCTTCACCACGGCCCAGCTGCTGGCCCTGGAGCGCAAATTCCGGCAGAAGCAGTACCTGTCCATCGCCGAGCGCGCCGAGTTCTCCAGCTCCCTCAGCCTCACCGAGACCCAGGTGAAGATCTGGTTCCAGAACCGGCGCGCCAAGGCCAAGAGACTGCAGGAGGCCGAGCTGGAGAAGCTGAAGATGGCAGCCAAGCCCCTGCTGCCCCCGGCCGCCTTCGGCCTCTCCTTCCCGCTGGGGGCACCGGCCGCCGTGGCGGCGGCCGCGGCCGCGGGAGCCTCCCTCTACGGGGCCTCCGGGCCTTTCCAGCGCGCCGCCTTGCCCGTGGCTCCCGTGGGACTGTACACGGCGCACGTGGGATACAGCATGTACCACCTGACATAA